The Penicillium oxalicum strain HP7-1 chromosome VIII, whole genome shotgun sequence DNA segment TGCTTCGTCCATTGGAAAGGGGGGTCATTGGAATATCTGGGGTAGTGTTCAtaccgaagagaagaaaaagtccatTGATTTTTCTCTACTGAGGTCGTTTCCATAGCTACTACTGAGTACCGTGTTGATCCACTATCGAGAGCGGGAGCGCGATAGGTCCCCAACATTACGATTCCTCTTGCTCACAAAACTAGAGCCTTGAGAACATGATGTGAAGCAAGTGGCTCAGATTTACTTTTCAACACTTCTCAATCCTGATCCAAATTCATACGAGGCAATTGTTTTTGCTCAGAAGACAATTGAATAATCGAATATACGTGCCCATGAGTTTCCATCTTTTTTCGGATTTGAATTTTCCaaaaatttcttttatcaGTCCGCATGACGCAGCGGGATTTTCTGGAcctactctctctctctctctctctctctctctctttctgctccttctctttcGACGACTCTCGACGTTCATCCTTCGGTCCAATCCAGGGGGGCCACTGGCTGGAGGGACGTACCAATCAGCGAGTCGCCGACCGCCGGGGCCCTGTCGCGCCGGTTGGGACTCGCAGGCTTCTCCAGGCGGTGTCTTCTTCTTAGTCACGTTCTGGAGTCCCGACCCCGCCAGCGCCGAGTTCTTTTTTAGAACGCTGGGCGCAGGGGGGACCCGTGGAAATGAGCGTGGACGCAGTGGAGCCGTGGAACCCTTTTGCGGATCAAGGGCCCTCTCAGACCCGTTGGTCACGATGGAGTCACGCAGTCGGAGAATCGGAGCAGGACAGGGCTGGGCCTTGGGACGAGGGACTGgggcaggaggagggggggggagacacATCGTGGCGGGGGAAGTCCGCCTAGCATCGGCTATGACTCTGGTTTCCCTTGTGGTGTGCCTGTTGGTAAAGAGACAAGACTGCACCGTGTGTAGTAGATTTGGAAGAGAGTCAAACAactaagaaaaaaaatacccagaaaaaaacaaataatTGGGGGGTCGACGACTCCGGGAAGTAGCAAGTATGAGTGAATTATGCATCATGGGACCTGAAGCCAAAGCGGCCGTCAAGGGAAGAAATGGGCTCAATCATGACCCTCATTGAGGGATAAAAGTGAAGAAAACCAAGAATCatcaaaaaatcaaaatcatggTTTTTATTATTCAATAGATATTCGATGAAATCATGGCGCAATGCAGAGGTACGAATATCGGAGTTCCAAGGCCATGGGGAACAAAAAGAggcaaaagaggaaagaaagaaaaaaaaaatcaaattaATATTAATGAGAAATATCAACAGACGCTGGCGACGACATTGGTATTTAAAGTGCCTGGTGGTTCCCCggattttgattttgcccAATCTTTAATTTCAAAAATTTTTTTCGATTCGAGTTTGAATTCTCAGAATCGTGATCGCAGATTATCTTGATACTCTTCGACGACAGTCGATGGCGACGGTGAGTCCCAATGTTTTTTGCCCCCTCCATTGTTCGATCAGTCTATCTTTGCCCACAATATCCAGTCTGTTACTGTTGGTTGTCTGCCTTTTCTCCGTCGCTGCATTACCTCCGACCAAATCTCCctcgaggatggaagaatcGGCCATTGCTTCCAAAGAAGCGGTGGAAACGAGTCCATTGATCTTGACTCTCCTATCGGAGCTTGGCCTTATCTGTGATaatctctctcccccttgCTTGTTATCAGTCCTGGTCGTGACCGCAATGCCCATCAAGCAAGCGCCGTTATCTTCCTGTGGTGGCGGCCGCGATAACAGCAGCCTTATCGCTGCAATCGTCGCAATCGCCGCCTTCGGTACGCTGCCGGTCGTGTTGCGGTGGGCGGTTGCAACTGCCCCGGTGCTAAGCGCGCGCGGATTGGCTTCAATTGTGTACCCCTCGGATGTTTCCTGTTTTGCTCTATCCACTTGTCTTGATCGTCTCGCATGCTggttctttgcttttctgtgacaccacttttttttccttttctgctctctccctccttctctcccaaATCGAGCCCCACGTACGTCAAAGGATCGCTGCTAGCGGGGCTAACATTCGTTTTCTTGGATTTACCAGcatctttccctctcttctcgTGTTTAGAGTCTCCGACTTGCTTCTTCGATACCGTCTCctcgtttcttctcctccccccccccattcctCATCCACATCATGTCGTCTCCTGCACTCCCCGCCACTCCctcggagatgatgaacGGCAACGGCGCGGCGCTGCCTTCTCGACCCGCAGCCGGCCTCAACAGCCGCGAAGGCAGTTCGGGTCCCGGTACTCCCATCGGGTTCCAGCGATTCCCTCACAACAAGCATCTCGACCATGTTGTCAACGGAGTGCCGCGACAACCGTCGCCGCAGCCGACGCACTTGGGCATCCCCGGCACTCCTGGGACCCCGCATCGAGTGCTCTCCGAGGAAGATCCAGGCTACATTGCCGAGACCTTTGAGGGCAAGCAGAAGCAGATGGAACAAGGTAAGACCCgaaaaggagagacagagagagtgagagaggcCTCCAAAGAATGGTGgatcctcttttcttcctaCTGCGGGAAGCTACTGGAACTGGAATTGAGAAAGTCTGCGTCACTAACTGATTTCTCCTCGCGGTTGTAGTGATGGATCAATTGGAGGAAAAGGGCTTCTTCCCGAGTGATTTCGTCATGTCCGAGACCACATGGTTCTACAACATGCTGGGCATCGACGACACCTACTTCCAGACCGAGTCCGTCGAGAACATCGTCACCCAGATCCTCTCCTTGTACGCCGCCAAGGTGGCCGCCTACGCGCGTGATGACAAGCAGCTGGAGATTCGTCTCGACAAGGAAGCCGAGGACCACGCCGTGTACATCGACACCAGTAGGCCTGGTGTCTCGACAGTCAATGGCCCCCGCTACGAGCAGCGCATCGATGAAAAGTACATCAATACCTCCAAGGGCGCCGATAGCTACCGAGTGGAAACCTTCCGATCCCCCACCACTCTCcctggtgatgatggccagCAGCTGCGCTGCTACTTCGTGTACAAGTGTCAATTCGCCAACCCCAATCCGGACCCCAATGAGACCAACATTGAGATCATCGGTGAGAAGCGCTTTTTGCAAAAGGCCACTCCCAACACCAAGGCCATCTACCAGGAGATCATCAGTACCGCGGTCGGCCGTCACGGTCCCGTCATCGAGATGTTCGAGATCGAGGGCAGCCGAGAGAAGCGTCTGGTGATCGCGTACCGCCAGGGCTCCGCGATGGGACTGTTCAGCGCCCTCTCGGATCTGTACCACTACTACCGCCTGACCAGCTCTCGCAAGTACTTGGAGAACTTCTCCAACGGTATCACCGTCATCTCTCTGTACCTGCGCCCCTCCGCCTCCCCCGAGTCGGCCAAGTTCCCTCCCATTGAGGCGTCTATCCACCAGATCATGAAGGAGGCGTCTCTGCTGTACTGTATCCCCCAGAACCGCTTCCAGCACCACTTTGCCACTGGTCGCCTCAGTTTGCAGGAGACCATTTACGCCCACTGCGCCTGGGTGTTTGTGCAGCAATTCCTGAACCGTCTCGGTTCCGAGTATACGTCCCTCTTGGCGCTGCTGGACTCGAACAACAGCGTCCACGCGGAACTGCTgtccaagatcaagaagcgTCTGCGTACCGAGACTTTCACCGCGGATTACATCTTCGAGATCATCAACAGCTACCCCGAATTGATCCACAAGCTCTACCTGGGCTTTGCCAACACCCACTACGTTCAGACCACCGAGACGGGGGATGATTTCTTGCCCACGCTGAGCTACCTCCGCCTGCAGGTGGACGAGGTTCTGGAtgacaagaagctcaagcagcTGATCCGCAACACCGCCGCCAACGAGCACGACGAGATGGTGATGAATTCCTTCCGGGTCTTCAACAACTCCGTCCTGAAGACCAATTTCTTCACCCCGACCAAGGTCGCTCTCAGCTTCCGCCTCAAGCCGGACTTCCTCCCCGAGCATGAGTACCCGCAGCCGCTCTACGGCATGTTCCTCGTGATCAGCTCCGAGTTCCGCGGTTTCCACCTGCGCTTCCGGGATATTGCCCGTGGCGGTATTCGCATTGTCAAGTCTCGCAACAAGGAGGCGTACAGCATCAACGCGCGGTCGCTCTTTGACGAGAACTACAACCTCGCCAACACCCAACAGCGGAAGAACAAGGATATCCCCGAAGGTGGTGCCAAGGGTGTCATTCTGCTCGATGTTAACCACCAGGACAAGGCGCGGGTCGCCTTTGAGAAGTACATTGACTCGATTATGGACCTCCTCTTGCCTCCCGTCAGCCCCGGTATCAAGGACCCCATCGTGGACTTGCACGGCAAGGACGAGATTCTCTTCATGGGTCCCGACGAGAACACCGCCGAGCTGGTCGACTGGGCGACTGAGCATGCTCGTGCCCGTGGGGCTCCCTGGTGGAAGTCCTTTTTCACCGGCAAGAGCCCCAAGCTTGGGGGTATCCCGCACGATACCTACGGCATGACCACGCTGTCTGTGCGTCAGTACGTGCTGGGCATCTACCGCAAGCTGGGCATCGATCCTTCCACCATGCGCAAGCTGCAGACGGGAGGTCCCGACGGCGATCTTGGATCCAACGAGATCCTGCTCTCCAACGAAAAGTACGTCGGCATCGTGGACGGCTCGGGTGTCCTGGTTGACCCCAATGGGCTTGACCACGCGGAGTTGATCCGCCTGGCCAAGAAGCGTGTCATGATTTCCGAGTTTGACCTGAGCAAGCTGTCTCCCGCCGGCTACCGGGTGCtggtggatgagaagaacATCAAGCTGCCTTCTGGTGAGGTGGTGCACAACGGCATGGTCTTCCGCAACACGTTCCATCTGCGCCATGCTGAGGGGGAGCAATTCGACGTTTTTGTCCCATGCGGTGGCCGTCCCGAGTCTATTGACCTGTCAACCGTTGGCAAGCTCATCCAGGAAAACAAGACCACCATCCCCTACATTGTGGAAGGTGCCAACCTTTTCATCACTCAGGACAGTAAGCTGCGTCTGGAGAAGGCTGGCTGCGTCCTGTTCAAGGACGCCTCTGCCAACAAGGGCGGTGTGACGTCTTCCTCGCTCGAGGTGCTTGCCTCGCTGTCCTTCAACGATGAAGAATTTGTGCAGAACATGTGTGTTCGCGAGGACGGGACTGTTCCCGAGTTCTACCAGGCCTATGTCAAGCAGGTCCaggagatcatcaaggagaaCGCCGAACTGGAGTTTGAGGCCATCTGGCGCGAGCATGAGCAGACAGGTGTGCTGCGCAGTGTTCTGAGCGACCGCCTCAGTGTGGCCATCACcaagctggatgaggagTTGCAGCAGACAGCCCTATGGGATAATATCGTCCTTCGCCGGTCCGTGCTCAGCGATGCTCTCCCCAACTtgctgctgaagaagattggCCTGGACTTGATTTTGGAGCGTGTAAGTGGTTCTTTCCCGACTTTGTGAACTTTCGTTGCTTTATCCCGGaacctccttttttttactgACGCGATGGattttgtgtctttttttaGGTCCCCGAAAACTATCTCCGTGCCATCTTCGGTAGCCACTTGGCCAGTCGGTTCGTCTACAAATACGGCAACCAGCCCAGccacttttctttcttcgacTTGTAGGTTGTCCCCTTGGTTCACGTTCCCGCCAGAAGGCCAAGCCAGACGAGACCAGACCAGACGCTGACTTTTGGAAAATAGCATGACCGGGCGTATTGCCCAGATTCAGTCTTCTTAGACAGCATTAGAGGACTTGCATCCCTTCTGTTCATGTCTcctgttgctttttttttggccctCCCAGTGATCTCGTGAAGCTGGACCTTGCATTTGTTTTTTGACTGCCTCTTTTGATTATTTGCACACATCGCCATGGGCTTTCCCCTCACCACTCCATATCATATCATACCCCCAACCCTTCACTAGGGGGAGAGCTTGACGCTCTCTTCCCCGTCTTTTTAATCAGTTTCCCCCGTCACGATTGTATGGCTTAGAAAAAGTTgctttttggttttttgtGTCGTGATTGTTTGCAATGACACTCTAGCTGTGATGGAATGAAAATTCTACATTTGTGAGCTGAGTTCCTAGCGTATTCCATGAGGAATAAGGTTGTTATTTCTCTTTGAAATATACCTTGAATGAAACATACTAGGCTCTGTGAGATGATTATCTACCAGAGCTCCATGTTGCTACTTAACCTTGATTTGATCTTGGTCAATTGAGTAACCTCAATGATCGAAATATTTCCCTGCACGTAATTTCAACCACATCTTTGACAGTGAGATAGGGCTGATCTTCACAACAAAAAATACGTCACCAAGCTTTTGTCCTTCGTATCAAGCCCATACTAATCTCATGCGCCGACTAATCTTGATTCAATATGGATGGTGGTATGATTTGATTAAGACATCAAATGCTCGCTGCCATGTTTCTCAACACACTGACTGCTTCTCTCATATTCTCATTCATCTCGTTTCCcatttgtttctttttgcgcACACAGTTTTTATCGAGAAGCAATGTGGCATTTTGCAATGCTAAGTGATGTCTCCACGTCGAGCTGTTCCTGGCGAAATGTCACTTGCCTTGCTTTTTGGGACTATTATTGTGCAACAAAGAGGATTTAGGTTAAGGAGGATATACTCGGAAATCTTCCCAAGTCGATCACCAATCTTATTTGGCCATTCACACTTGTACCCCGGCAACGCTTCTAACATAGGCATACCCGTAGGCCAAATAATTATCTCTAATGAAGACTACAGACGTGTGCTTCTGGTAAGTAAATCTTTTCGCCAAGTCCCATTTTGGTTATCCATTTCAGTGATACGTAAACAACCTGAGTCCCATCAGAATGCTCAACTTTAATCAGCATGGACATAGGCTATTGTCTGGAAAAGCAATCGAAACACGCGAAGATTCTCCCTCAGCGATAGGAAAAGGTACAGTGAGGCTCTCATCTGAGTAACAGTGTCTCATATGAAGACGAGGATATTTTGCAAGCCGCTGCCAGCATTCTTGGAGAATCATTCACCACATATCTTCCACCTATCTAGAAGGCGAGTTCCCACTGGTCTTTTCGCATTTGGTCGTCGAGAAGCAATGGAGGAAGCGCTCGAGTCTAGTCGACAAGTTCAATTGGGTCATGATGGACGCCGAATGTAAATCGATAAGCTGAATTGATCACTGGAACTGTCATTTTGGTCTCTGCCTTCCACTGAATGAGGTTTTGAGAGAACCAAGATTGCACAGTGGTTGAGGTGACGCTCGTAATGCCGTGCCTTGAAAGATATTGCTCCAGAAAGTGAACCGCGTCGACTTAGTCGTAGGGCTGCACGGTACTATTTCCATGGCCAGACAGCCGATCTGTCTTTGCGCAGAACAAGTATTCCCAGGGAGCGGCCAACGCAGTAAGACCCAAGGCTTGAAAGACAATGGTGTGCTGGCCAATAGCCTCCGCCATAAGAACTCGTCGTATATGAGCAGGAATGAACAGGACTGTACGATTGTTGAGCCATTCAGATCCGAGCTCCTGATTGTTCTTCAATGCTGACTTCGCTACTTTTGAAAGGCACTTGACTTCCGCAGCTGTAAGACTGTCGTTGAAAAAGTAAACATCATGTGTGTGAGTACGACTCTGCAGCAGCAATGTGTTGATGGCACCCCCAACGATAATGAGAGTGATGTTTTGCTTCTTTGATGCCAGATAGTCTGCGACATTTTGGAGCGCATCTGTGAGATTTTTGCGGGTGAGGGTAGGGGGTGAGATGGTTTGGTCCCGAGGAGCGGCCAAGTCCCTGAGAGTGCGAGTGCTGTGGCGTCGACGTAGTGTGGAAATTGACTGACCCATGAAATTGACTGACCCATTGTGCTCGAAGTTAAGATTCCCGTTATGCCAAATTCTAACTGAACAGGTTTATGTTGATCAGAGAACGTCTGCTTGCTTGTTCACACGACTCAATTTAGCAGGCGCTGGATCTATTCAAGGAAAGAGGCACTTGGCCGAGGCCAACGTCTCTTCAACCCCCAATTGACAGTACTACTTGAGCCACGATAATCATGTCGATGCGCATAATACAAGACTTGAAACCCATGCATATAATTCTGCCTAAGAATCGTTTGCTCTGTATTGAAAAGATATCGATAGCGAGACagtgaagatcaagaaagagTTTTGGCTCCCGGCGATTTTACCTGTTGCAACACATAGTATTTGATTTCCCGGTTCACCCACTTGATATTTTACCGTCATTAAAAAGACCTAGACCCTAAAGTCAGAGAAGAGACTTTTTTTCGGTCCATTTATTCACAGTACATTAGTGAAAGTAACACGAAAGACCTGAAACTTTCCTCCAAGTTCACGTTCGATATGAATCTTTGTTGAAGAACGAGCGTGGATTCTTTGGAGAACACACCAACGCAGCTTTTGGGGTCACTATCAATGAAGGTCTTGAGAATGGAGGCAAGGCTACTAAGCCGTCTTAAATTATCCGTCCAGTGACCTCTAGGTTCTCTACTACGGGTGAGATTTGTTATTTTCTACCATAGAAAGATTTGAATCACTCTTTGATTGTGTAGGAATCTATCTTATATAATATTCTTCAATCAAAGCCCATAATTCACCAGACGCGGCTCACGCTGATTGTCGACCGGGGGTAAAATACTCTTTTCGAGACAGTGGTCACCACATTGACATTGATAATGCTGGGGAAAATTGACCGCGGAAATCTAACAGCTTCTTGGCACAAAATGTTCTATGGGGTTGGGCTAAATACAGTGTTCTTCGTGTAATTCGGTTGAGTAACGGTTTGAATACAATGTCACGCGTAGGCTGCAGGCCTATCTTCTAGCATTGCCAAGGATAGTTTTGAGGTCTAGGAAGATAGTGTATCATAGCCTCGCTGTCACATTTGGTGAATACATTCATTGTTTTCGAAATTCATAGTATTATTTGAGGTCGCTAATGCCCTTTTGACAATGGCCTTGACGCAAGAGTCTATCAAAACTAAATCAATCCTTATACTAAAAGATGATTACAAATCCCGTAGGTCAAAACGTATCCATTTCTCCTAACCACAGCCTGAAAACAGGTCAAATCGGAAATCAGCTTCACGAATGAGACGTGAATTTTTCGAAGCCTGTTCACCTATGTGAGAAAAAGCTAGGACTACCTGGGCTGAGTCAGGTGGCAATATTGGTAAAATATTGATCTTCACTACGTGTAACATAGTATTTTCAATTTCAATTGCCAGAAAGGAAACAGAGTCTATTGCTGCGCAAGATGGATGGTACAGATGCGAGCTGAAATTTTTATTTCTACCCTTGAAATGCGAAGTATCCTTGGGTAAATGGTAGGCTTTCCGACGTATGTTTTAGTTCACGAGCAAGGGCCGCACAGTGAGATCCCAATATATTAATACGTACATAAAGACTTTTGCACTATCTATGAACCATTCTATTCATTACTAATATATATGTGAGAGACTCTGTTCTCTCAAGATGTTTGCCACCTCAGCAGTCAGATATCTTAAAGGGGGTTTCTCCCAGTCAtgggtttccctcttccttcctccTTTAATTCCCTAGTAGACTCCCTAATTCCGATATTCTGCCTCCAGgttgcttccttgccttcgGATCTATAGGTATGTCAATGCGTATTCCAATAAGACTTTGCGATTTCACACATCTTTTGAAACCAAAATTCAAATCAATTTCAATAGATAACTAGGAGTGGCTTGGGCCGGTATCATAGAATCTGCCAGAGTTGATCCAAAAAGAGCAGCATTTAAGGCGTAGATCACCAATGAAGCAACTATACCAAAACCACTTCAAAGATAAAGAATCTCTAACTCTTGCCGTGACCACCAAAAATAGTGGATTGtttgggggggagggggtaTTTGATCAAAGATGAGCTACAATTCACAAGTATCCATTGCACTCACACATAGCAGAACCAGTGAAATTGACAAAGCATGTTTCCCATCATATTACTGACGTCGCCATTATCCGCATATGCTCTTTCACTTGTTGAACTTGGTATGGCGCACCACTGTACTTCGCCAGGGCCAGCCACAGCGAGGAGATTATCTAAGCCCACCGCAGTCTTCAGCCGTGTGCTCGAACCCAACTTTCAGCCTCACTAACCAATTTGGCGAATACCCCATGTCTCCAGAACAAAGATTCCAAGGCAAAGTTTGAAACTTGCTGTGCGCTGTGATTCATGACAGCTACACTCGAAGATACGTTCATACGCGCTCAGttctggaatcctccaagtTCCCAGCGATCCCATCATGTCCGATCTTCATCAACTCATCCATCGACAGCGACCAGGACCATGGCAAAAGTTCCTTGCCCAGCCACTCGTCTATCTCTCACAAATGCTATACCACTGGCACAAACCAATCCTCGCCAAACCTCTCAAGAACGCCATCGAAATCATCTGTATCTCCGATACCCACAATGCCCAACCGCCCATTCCAACCGGCGACATCCTCATTCACGCAGGTGATCTCACACAATCCGGCACGTTTGCCGAGCTCTAAAACGCACTCAACTGGCTGCGCACGCTCCCCCATCCGACCAAAATAGTTATCGCAGGTAATCATGACCTACTACTCGACTCCTACCACGACGATCCCGCAGGTCAAGCCGCATCCCAACGCTCCAGCCTCGAATGGGGAGACATTATATACCTCGAAAATAACCAAGTCAGTATTTCCTGCCCGAGCAAGAACGGCAACGATCGCCGGCTCAGGATCTACGGGAGTCCCTACTCTGCACGACATGGTAATTGGGCCTTTCAGTATGCGCGGGAAGAGGACGTTTGGACCGATTCGGTTCCCGACGGAATTGATGTGTTAGTTACACATGGGCCACCGTTTGGGCATCTGGATTTACTCCAGTGGGGGTGTCGGGATTTACTGCGGACGTTGTGGCGGGTGCGACCCAAGTTGCATATTTTTGGACATGTTCATGAAGGGGCGGGGATGGAGTTGTTGTCGTTTGATGGGCTGCAGAGGGCGTATGAGCAGAGTGTGGCTGAAGGGGGAGGATTGAGGAATTTTTGGCGAATAGGGTGGGAATTGGGGAAGAGTTTTCTTCGATCGAGGGTGGAGACGAGAAGTATTTTGGTGAATGCGTCTGTTGTTGGAGGGTTGAGGGATGATGAGCGGAGACGGGCTGTTAGGGTTTGGTTTGGATTTGATGTTGTAGTTTTGGTGGGGGAATGAGGGATGTGTGACTAAATAAGTTGTTATCTGCTGGTTGGATTGGATTTTAGTTTCTTCAGCCTCGGTGTAGTTGAACGGGGATCAAGGAAGTTGACATTATATTTAATTGTTGGTGAATAGAGACGGATGACATTTGATAGGAAGGTTGATTATACTAAGCATTAGGTATGGTAAATCGAGACTATCAATTCGCGGATTTGGAGTCATTGTGCGCTAGTTTATCAATTGAGCTCTGGAGAAGTTCGAAGATATTGAAATAAATAAGGAAAATCTTGCCtgaaaaagagacaaaaaaaatcccagGGACAGAGCGTGGGTGGATGACAAGCGCCACGACAAGATTTAGATCGGCCTACCTGTAATGGATGCTTCCTGAGATTGAAGTATTCATTCACACTATAGAATCTGAAAAGGCTCAAGGTGAGACCGAATTAAAAAGGACTAAGCCTGAAGCAGTGTCTGTTCGTAGAGTGAAAGAACTTGAGATATTAGATCGCGGCCGGGTTGAACGCACCAGTTTCGCTGCATGCAAAGTAAATTCTCGCTCCTGTATAGTTGCCGAAATCCTCGTATATTTACCTAACTTGATATTATTTCTTTTGTAtgtcctccttctccctgCTATCCACTTCATTACtattctcttccttgctATCCTCATTGGTCTTTCCCtcgttttctttctcctcgttcTTTGTCCTCAACCTCTCGATCTACTCCACAGTATACTCATCCGGATCCCATGTCAAAGGCCGTGTATCCCTATCCTTCACCTTCAAATCCACACATTTCTCCATAAGCGCCTTCTCTCCAGGCTGCAAAAGGTCAagtctcttcctccacacATCAGACAAATCCCCATCCTTGCCTATCCCCGGCCCAAAGAACCGCTGATCAATCTTCCTCCAATACACCACATCAAAGGCGAAATTGTTCCTCGCAGCATACATGATCCAAAAATCTCCACTTTCCCAACTCTCCCACATCCGACTTGATAGCCGCTGCTCTTCCACAAGTAGCTTCTCCTGCAAAGCTTCGTCCTCACATTTCCGCATTGCTGCCAGAAAGACCCGCAGCGCTTTTTCATACTCGATGCACCAGTCATCGAGACCTTCAGGCCAATTTTCCGGCTTTCTGAGAAGAAGCCACCATGGCGGCGCGTGCGAAAATTTCAGCTGGCACGGTATATGTAAACTCCCAATTGACTACTCCAGTGACGGCTTCAGTGTCCTCAACGAGGACGTTTTCGGGTCGGAAATTGTCACACCAGATTGGAAAGGGCCCGTTATCATGGAAAACCCATTGATTTCGTTGTTTTTGGTCTTGAATCATTTTCCGAAAGAGAAACCTAGCCACGAACTTGCGCCGGAAGTCGTCTGCTAAGACCTCGGTGCTGAGATCTGGCAGGATGTTCGCCTCGTTTCTCTGGCTTTGGAGGTGTTGGAGGTGTAGTTCTGCCAGAGCTTCAAAGTATGATGACGCTTTTGTGTACGTTGTGGTTCGTATTTTTGATCGGGGTAAGGTCCCTAGTTGCACAATTTCGTTCATAGAGTAGGATAAAGGTCGATGCAAGACATCCCATGTCTAATCGTCATTCTTAGCAAGGGATCCGATCTTGCTCATAGAGAGCGTAGATAACGAAAGGACAACCTTGCACAACTTGCCATATAGAGCTTCAAGTTTGCCCGCGTCGAGGTCCGGATTGAGAACTGGCTGTTGTCCACCTGGACGTCCTGGCCTCTCCAGGAGATCAGTCATCGTCCTCGTGTGATGGATATAGTTCATAATGATAAAAGGTCCCAGCTCCGAAGGACTC contains these protein-coding regions:
- a CDS encoding NAD-specific glutamate dehydrogenase; translation: MSSPALPATPSEMMNGNGAALPSRPAAGLNSREGSSGPGTPIGFQRFPHNKHLDHVVNGVPRQPSPQPTHLGIPGTPGTPHRVLSEEDPGYIAETFEGKQKQMEQVMDQLEEKGFFPSDFVMSETTWFYNMLGIDDTYFQTESVENIVTQILSLYAAKVAAYARDDKQLEIRLDKEAEDHAVYIDTSRPGVSTVNGPRYEQRIDEKYINTSKGADSYRVETFRSPTTLPGDDGQQLRCYFVYKCQFANPNPDPNETNIEIIGEKRFLQKATPNTKAIYQEIISTAVGRHGPVIEMFEIEGSREKRLVIAYRQGSAMGLFSALSDLYHYYRLTSSRKYLENFSNGITVISLYLRPSASPESAKFPPIEASIHQIMKEASLLYCIPQNRFQHHFATGRLSLQETIYAHCAWVFVQQFLNRLGSEYTSLLALLDSNNSVHAELLSKIKKRLRTETFTADYIFEIINSYPELIHKLYLGFANTHYVQTTETGDDFLPTLSYLRLQVDEVLDDKKLKQLIRNTAANEHDEMVMNSFRVFNNSVLKTNFFTPTKVALSFRLKPDFLPEHEYPQPLYGMFLVISSEFRGFHLRFRDIARGGIRIVKSRNKEAYSINARSLFDENYNLANTQQRKNKDIPEGGAKGVILLDVNHQDKARVAFEKYIDSIMDLLLPPVSPGIKDPIVDLHGKDEILFMGPDENTAELVDWATEHARARGAPWWKSFFTGKSPKLGGIPHDTYGMTTLSVRQYVLGIYRKLGIDPSTMRKLQTGGPDGDLGSNEILLSNEKYVGIVDGSGVLVDPNGLDHAELIRLAKKRVMISEFDLSKLSPAGYRVLVDEKNIKLPSGEVVHNGMVFRNTFHLRHAEGEQFDVFVPCGGRPESIDLSTVGKLIQENKTTIPYIVEGANLFITQDSKLRLEKAGCVLFKDASANKGGVTSSSLEVLASLSFNDEEFVQNMCVREDGTVPEFYQAYVKQVQEIIKENAELEFEAIWREHEQTGVLRSVLSDRLSVAITKLDEELQQTALWDNIVLRRSVLSDALPNLLLKKIGLDLILERVPENYLRAIFGSHLASRFVYKYGNQPSHFSFFDFMTGRIAQIQSS